The window CAAGTAGTGCTTTGTATTTAGTTTTTATATTGTTTTTTGGGTTGCTTTATAATATTGGTCAATTACCTTCTTTAAAAATTCTAAAACTTAGAAAAAACGGTTACTTAGCAATTGGATCTCTTGGTGCGGTTGTCACACTTCTTTTAGCGTCTTTTCATAGATATTGGTCAGGAGACTTTGAGTATGATTATTACAGTGCATCAAGTATTTACGTTCCAATACTTTTGATTACTCTTACAATAGCAACCTTAGTGTATAGTTATGTAAAAGAGAGTTTAAAACCATTTAGCTTGTTTAGATATGTATTTGTGTTATACTTAATTGTTTTTATAGTTAGTAGCTATAATGCAACCGTAGGTCTTGTATTAATCAATTTATTGATACTTGTTTTAGGTATTGCAACAGTAAAAACGGGAGTGGATAAATGTCACTTCGGAATCTTAAACTATGGTTTATTAATTATTACAGGTTTAATAAGTTTTAGGTTTTTTGATACAAATATGAGCTTTGTTATTCGTGGCTTATTATTCATAACTGTAGGAGTAGGCTTTTTTAGTACAAACTACCTTATGCTTAAAAAACAAAAATCAAATCAAAATAAATCTTTAAACAATTAAGATGAAAACAATATATCTATTTATACTTTTTGTGGTTTTGGCTTTAATTCAATTAAGTGTGCCGGCTGCGATGGTTTTTAAAAGCCAATCTGTTTTAAATTCAGGAAGAGCTTATAAATTTAAAACACGTCCTATTGATCCAACAGATCCTTTTAGAGGGAAGTACATTACTTTGTCTTTTGATATGAATAAAGCTGTAACGACAGATACATTATGGGAAAATAGTAGTGATATTTATGTTTATCTAAAAATGGATAGCTTAGGTTATGCTGCAGTAAAATCGGTAAGCCCGTTTAAAACAAATGGGGATGACGATTTTGTAATAGCTAAAACTTACGGATATTACCAAAAGAGTAAGGTTATTCAGTTTAAGCTACCTTTTGATAGATTTTATATGGAAGAAAGTAAAGCCTATCCAGCTGAAATGGCTTATAGAAAAGCGAGTAGACAAGGTTTGGCAAATAATACATATGGATTGGTTTATGTTAAAAATGGACACTCTGTATTGGAGGATGTTTTTATTAACGATGTGCCAATCGGGACTTATGTGGAGATGCAAAAAGCAGCTAATTAAATAGTGTTTATTTAATTTTTAATGTTTTTATCCTTTAAAAAGAACTAGTAGTCGAATTTCAGATAAGATTAAGAGTTTTGAATTGGTAAATAGTTCTTAGTGCACTAATTTTATTATAAGATAATTTTTTACACAGATCTATGACATTTTTAAATTTGATGATATTTTTAATTTTAGCACTCATAATTGTTGTGATTATAAGAAGCCTTGGGGTGCTGTCTAAAATTAAAGCGTCAAGACAAATGGGAGTGAAGCTGTCTAATAGAAATTGGTATTATAAATTTTTGTCTAAAAATTTTCTAAAGAATTTACCCTCATAAATTGACTTTAGAACAAAAAAAAGGAACTACATAACTGTAGTTCCTTTTTTTATTATAACAATTTGGTTACGTGTATTAGTTAAACGACTTCTACAAATAGTCCATCATCAGTTTTGTTTACTTTGGCAACGCCTAATTTGGTTAAACCTTTTATAGTTTTATCCCACTTTTTATTACTTAATCCAGATTGCTCTTTAAGTGCGTTTAATTCTATTGGACTAACCGTTTTTAGTAAAGCAAGCACTGCTTTTTCTTCCTCATTCATTGGTACTGCTTTCTTTTCAGGTCGCATTTGAGGGAAAAATAAGACTTCTTGTATAGATTGATTGTTAGTTAAATACATAATTAATCTATCCATTCCAATTCCCATCCCAGATGTTGGAGGCATACCGTACTCTAAAGCACGTAAAAAGTCTTCATCTATAAATTCTGTTGCTTCATCATCACCTTTAGCAGCAAGTTTTAATTGGTGCTCAAAACGTTGACGTTGGTCTATTGGATCGTTAAGTTCAGAATAAGCATTTGCTATTTCTTTACCACAAACCATTAGTTCAAAACGCTCTGTTAATTCAGGGTTTTCTCTGTGTTCCTTACATAATGGGCTCATCTCTTTTGGATAATCCGTAATAAATGTAGGTTGGATATAATTACCTTCACATTTCTCGCCAAAAATTTCATCAATCAGCTTTCCTTTACCCATGGTTGCGTCTACGTTAATACCCATGTCTTTTGCTGCTGTTCTGATGTCATCTTCT is drawn from Psychroserpens sp. NJDZ02 and contains these coding sequences:
- a CDS encoding GDYXXLXY domain-containing protein, whose protein sequence is MKTIYLFILFVVLALIQLSVPAAMVFKSQSVLNSGRAYKFKTRPIDPTDPFRGKYITLSFDMNKAVTTDTLWENSSDIYVYLKMDSLGYAAVKSVSPFKTNGDDDFVIAKTYGYYQKSKVIQFKLPFDRFYMEESKAYPAEMAYRKASRQGLANNTYGLVYVKNGHSVLEDVFINDVPIGTYVEMQKAAN